ACCGCCTGCTCGCAGAGTTGTTCAAGAATGGGGTGCAGTTCGTGATGACGTCGAACTACCGCCCCGACACGCTGTACCCGGACGGCCTGCATCGCGATCGTGTGCTGCCCGCGATCCGTCTGCTCGAAGAGAAGCTCGACGTGCTGAACGTCGACGCGGGCGTGGACTATCGCCGTCGCACGCTGGCGCAAGTGCAGGTGTATCACTATCCCCTCGGGAACGAGGCGAACCGCGCATTGCGCGCGGCGTTTGCCGAGATCGCCGGGGTGCCGGACGAAAGCCCGCTGCTGCATATCGAGCAGCGTGAGCTCAAAGCACTGCGCCGCGCGGGCGGGGTGGTGTGGTTCGACTTCCATACGCTGTGCGGCGGCCCGCGTTCGCAGAACGACTATCTCGAACTGGCCAATCGCTTCCACACGGTCGTGCTGTCGGACGTGCCGAAGATGGCGCCGCGCATGGCCTCTGAAGCGCGCCGCTTCACGTGGCTGGTCGACGTCTTCTACGATCACAAGGTCAAGTTGCTGATGTCGGCTGAAGTGCCGGCCGAGGAGCTGTACACCGAAGGCACGCTCGCCAGCGAATTCACGCGCACGGTGTCGCGTCTTGTGGAGATGCAGTCGCTGGAATATCTCGAAGCGCCGCGTCGCGTGGTGGATACCTCGCTGACGTGAGCTCGATCGTCTGATCGCTGTTCATCTGGACGCACTACGCCCCTCGACGGCGCTTGCGGGCTGTCCGATCTCAGGCCCCGGTGGATATGCCTGAATTGTCCTGTCGTGCCGGGCGCGCAGGCTCAGCGTCCGTTACGATCACGCTGACGTTGTCGCGGGTCGGAAGCGGGCGACGATGGTGCAGAGGGCGGCTGCGGCTGCCGCTGCTCGCGCAGATGGTTGTAAATATCGCCACGCAAGTCCCCCTGCGGACGCACTTCCTGGGGCTGTGGCGTTCGTGACGGTCCGGGGCGTGCGCCACCATGGTTGTCACCGTGCCCGGTCGGGCGATCGGCAGCTTGTGCGAACCAGCCCTGGAAAAAGCGGTCGCCCGACGACGATCTGGCCGATGCACCGAGTGCGGCGCCGGCCAGCATGACGAAGCACATCATCCGGACAAGTCGGGTGTGACGCATGTTGCCACCTCCTTGTCGGTTGAACTGCCGTGTGCCGCACACCGGTATCGCTTGCCGGAACGGCATGCGCCAAAGGGTGTCACGGTCTTGCGGCTACGCTTTGAGAGTAAGAGGGCGCGAGCCTGCCTGCTGTAATGATTTGTAAAGCAATGTAAGCCCGCAGGTGGGGTTGCCATACGTCGCCTACCATGCGCTGTTTGATCGACGGAGTTTTGCGATGCGTAAGTTGTCAATCGCCGGCATTTCCCTTGGGGCGCTGGTTGTCGTGTTGGGGTTGCTCTTCGGCACGCCGTATTACACATTGTGGCGCGCACGCGACGCCGCGAATGCCCGCGACGCGACCGCGCTGTCGTCGTATGTGGACTATCCGGCCGTTCGGGAGAGCCTCAAGACAAGTTTGCACGACGAACTCGCGCGTCAGATGGACAAACAGCGCGGCAACGCGTTTGGGGCGCTGGCTCTCGCACTTGGCGGTTGGGTGTCGGATCGCGTGGTCGAAGCGCTGCTGACGCCCGAAGCGGTGGCCGCCATGTTGCGTGGCGACAGCACCGGGCTGCCACCCGCGCCGGGGGCGCCGGCCCCGCGCGATGCCGTGCCGCAGCCTGCGCCGTCGCCGCAAGGCGAGAGCAGCCCGCCAGCAGCGCCAGCCGCCCCGTCGGGCGGCAGCGAGTCGTCAGCCCCGGATACTGCCAATGGATCGTCGGCACCGCCGCGCACCATCACGCGCACCGAATTTCAGGACTTCAGTCACTTCCTCGTGCATGT
This window of the Pandoraea fibrosis genome carries:
- the zapE gene encoding cell division protein ZapE — protein: MNVREYYQQELAARGYQPDEAQERAVERLQQCYDEWAAYKARRSNTLKKWLVHPDLPKGVYLWGGVGRGKSFLMDSFYSVVPLQRKTRLHFHEFMREVHHQLQALKGLPDPLDELAKRIAKRYRLICFDEFHVSDVADAMILHRLLAELFKNGVQFVMTSNYRPDTLYPDGLHRDRVLPAIRLLEEKLDVLNVDAGVDYRRRTLAQVQVYHYPLGNEANRALRAAFAEIAGVPDESPLLHIEQRELKALRRAGGVVWFDFHTLCGGPRSQNDYLELANRFHTVVLSDVPKMAPRMASEARRFTWLVDVFYDHKVKLLMSAEVPAEELYTEGTLASEFTRTVSRLVEMQSLEYLEAPRRVVDTSLT
- a CDS encoding DUF2939 domain-containing protein → MRKLSIAGISLGALVVVLGLLFGTPYYTLWRARDAANARDATALSSYVDYPAVRESLKTSLHDELARQMDKQRGNAFGALALALGGWVSDRVVEALLTPEAVAAMLRGDSTGLPPAPGAPAPRDAVPQPAPSPQGESSPPAAPAAPSGGSESSAPDTANGSSAPPRTITRTEFQDFSHFLVHVSRSDRPERVVTFTLTRRNLVQWRLTAIALPPL